ATAGTCAAGGGAAATTAGGTAGTTTATAGGCCAtcattgaaagaaaaaaagactccCCATTAAAAAAGTCACCCTTTTCTCCATACTGTTCCAATTGCTATATCAATTGCTAGCAGAGAACTGAGAGATGAAGTGGACTTAGCATGTACAGAAGTCATGTACACATAAGcttcctttttcttgttttggatTACAAAAAGTCAAGGTAGCTTTCTAAGCATCCATTGTCAAAAAGGACAACACCTCCACAGCATATGCTCAAAACAAATGGACAGTCCTAAGAGTAAAGGGAAAGTAAACCAAGTCTCTGTAGACACAAGGCAGTCTGTCACCCAACTCAGAGAAGCAAAATATCAAATGATATATGATACCATTCAGTTCTGTCAACATCATTCCTTTCTGAAACAATCCCAAGGGAAACCCCTATTATACAACACAACACCCTTGCTTTTAGTAGTTCATTGTCTCTTTTGATGAGACATTGAACAGCCCACCTAGACTGGCAGACCCATGCTTTATAAATACAAATTTATTCTTCTTAGGAGGTGACAATTTAAAATAGTTCTTAAAATACTGTACTTAAAAGATATAAAGACTTCTGTTACAAAGTTGCAGTCATAGTattagcttttaaaataaatgaggcACAAAGTAGATTAGCAGTACAAATGCTTAGTTTACCTTAATTTACATATCCTTCCCTATCCCTGTCCCAACATCCATTGTCATCTGTGGGTTGAGAGAGCATACCTccaaaaattaataaatgtcATTGTTTTTTTCACCAACACAGTGTATATTTTTAATctcccaaaatttccatttgtAAGAGTTACAATCTGTTGTTTGAGGAAATTCTTGAATTCCTCAGCTTACCAGGGAATGGTAATGGCACCAGCAGTACAGCTCATCCTCATGGTTCACTGAATGGCAGCAAGAAGTCAGATCCACTACAGGTTTTTCTGGATACCTGCTAAATATATGTGGTTTCTTGGTCTTTTCTTCCCCCCAAAGTTGCCAGTTACTGCTTTGTGATGCAGGATCCCTTTTAAGGTGTTATAAACCAATGCAAATAAGTTCAATTAATGTATTTTCATAATGAggtgaaaagaaaacaattcaAAAACAATATTTCAGATTAAAGCTGTTGATTAAGAGCCAGTTGAAAAGCAACTCTTAAAAATCTTGTTACTATTGAGAAATGAGGCACAAAGTTCACAGCTGTTAGTGAAGCAAACTTTTCCCACCACCACCTTTAACTAACTTCAACACCCACTTTAGAGCTGCTGGTCTCTGAATTTTGTGCTTTTTCACTCCTTCTTTGGTCGACCTTTGAAGGTATTCATCATATCATCGAGTCCAAAGTATTCTAAAAGGAGAACTAGCGCTTTCACTGGTAGGAAGCTGCAAGGTAGGGACATGGAAgaagacaaaaagaaacaaagagatATCAGAAGAGTTGTGCAGTTTTATCACAGAATTAGTTTAACCTGGCTAATACTGGTAAAGGCAGTATACTATTTAGAATACAGACCCACTGGTCTTCTCAAAATATCCTTTACACTTATTTGGCAACCTGAATTATAGACAGATCAGTATTCCAGCCTGGCTTGCAACAGAGTCAAAAGTGCCCAAATGCTACAGCAACACACCAGATGGATTTACAGTTGAACTTGGTGATctttgaggtcttttccaaccaatAATTCTCTGACTGCAGTTACGGAGAAGCAGGCAGTCTCTACAGCCCCCTGTAAAACTGCACCCCAGTGGAGTCAGCAAGGCACAGTTAGACATTTCTGCCATTGCTCTATGGCCCAAGGGTAGACTGAACCCACAGacacaaaccaacaaaaccttTCCAAAAATGTGCATAACTTAATGAAAATTCAAACCAGCAAGTAGAAGCTTCTTTTATACTTTAAGCATACccaaagagaaaagagagatgggAAAAGAAACATAACTTACCTTTTTAGAAAAGGTAAAAGATAAGCGATGCGTGGCATAAGCAAAACTTCTTGGTTCTGCCGAACAGCACTGACTATCCTCTCAGCCACGTACTCCGGATCCAGATTAGCAATCATACGTGGCCACCTGAAAAAgagaatatttatttctatCATACAAATTGCTTTGGATTCACATTTTCTTCAAAGAAATCTCAATTTTACAGTTATTcaactaaaaaaagaaataaataccaCAAGTCCTATGAACAACAGAATCTTCAGTATGTTAGAGTGAGTTGACATGATTATTTCTCCCCTGTATGACCTCTCATAAGACAAAACCAGAGACCTCATACTAGGACACACCAGACTTGTATTTGGCTCCCAAACTTTGTCATTATACATGCATACTGAGCAAAGCTATACCATCAATTTCAGGAGGAGAATGGGGGTTTAGAAACCAGAGAGGACAAATGGAGCATTTGCCTTCTGCAGAGGAAAGGCCACCAATTACGTTTCACATTTCAGCTTAAATGAATAGTAAAGTACCTAGGCCTTTTGAGTTGCCCAGTCACTGGATAACACCCATCTGAAGTCTTAAAAACAATACAAGCAGAAAAAAGTCTGGCTCATGATTTTCATAAAGGAAATAAGGATTTATAACATGCTAAAAATGCAACTTTCATCAAAACCTCACAAGAGTTTACTTACTTGGATTTAACACCATCAAACATTCCCGTGTTTATGACGTAAGGACACACAATTGTGGTTTTAACACCAGTCTTTCTCAGACTTCTCATCTCTATATCAATTGACTCTGCAAAACCAACTGCTGCAAATTTACTTGCACAGTAATCtgtaaaataaaacattaattgcagttaaatatttaaatttaaaaattaaactttaTTGTCTAATACTAAACCACTTCACATCAGAATAGGAATGGTTTTTAGGGTTAGGTTAAAATTTGCTTTTGATCTGATTCATTCCTCTTCTTTCCTCTCCTAAATCAACTGTTGTTCTAGACTGGCAGACAGACTTTCTCATGACATCTCTGCTACCATTTTCTCACTCTCTACGAACAATGGTAAATGAAATTGTTTTACAtaccattttttctttaaatccaTGCACTCACTTATTATGCCTCAAACTCACATTTTCAAGAGTCTCTAATGTGGTTTCAACTTGAAACTCTCTTGGAGCTAGATTTCCTTTACTGCTGTGTCACCTTATTTCATATTCTGCCCTCTTTGTATACATATTCCAGAAATGCCTTCTGAGCTCCCTCTAAATCTAAAGTGGCCTCTCTCCTATCAGAAACCTGCAAGTAAATTTTAACAACATTGAGATTCTCAGCTTCCAAAGCTCTACATGGCTTCTAGATCCTTCTGCCTTGgcagaaaaatctgtttcacagcactgctgagcttcTGGAAAATGCTTTGTAAAGAAATGATCTGTTTAAAGGCAGCTGGTTTCAAAGTCTGACTACTGGTTTTAACTCTATGGAAAGAtccaaaaattcaaaataagttaggttttttccccccccatAGATATTGGCTGCACagtttaaaatcaaattaattacTTCAATTAATATTAGCTTTAATCCTCTTCAATACACTACCTGAAGCCTGACTGGTTCCACAGAGTCCTGCACAGCTTGCTATGCTAACCAAGTGTCCGTGGTTGGCGGCAATCATTGCTGGGAGGAAGGCTTTGTAAGTCTGCAAAGTAAATCAAAGCTGCAATGTAACATTTTACTAAGTAAGCTACAATATTTGGAAGGTGTTTGATGGTTTTAGAGAAATTCTCCCAACAGTTTAAATAAGCTTTCCCCCTCCATTATGGAAagatgtgtgtatgtatgtccAGCTTGAACTGCATGCTGTTTGAACTCCAACCTTCAACCATTTAAACGGCGAGTTCCTACCCTACCTGTACTACCCAAGACAGATGGTAACTTGATGAAAGCTAAATATATGGCTTAATCTAGTAATGATGTTTCTCTCAAATGAGAATTAAGTGCTCACTGCAAATTTTGTGAAATGGCAAAGATTTCCTTCCGTTAAATTCATTACATCTTTATGattaaatttatttctaaataaaCTGACACATGATTTAGTATTTTTTATACAAGTCTTTATGACAGAAACACCATATAGGTGACCAGCCTtcactgaaaggaagaaaaagcacaCCAGGTTACTCATTCTGGACAAAAGCTTCACTTATTATCAAGAGGATTATCAGAACATGTATGTTTCTTACTAGAATTATCACAGCCACAGAACAACTAGAACATTTACAGAACAGAAGAACTGAAGTAGAACTGAACATTTCTCGGGGCAGCCACTATTAACGTGGGCCTGCTTCATGTCAGTTAATAATGAGACACCAACTTATGTCTAGCCTCAGAATTTAGCAGATGGTGGACTTCAGTTCTTAAGAGAATTCCTAAATGTGAAGTGCTTCTACCTGCCTACACTAGAGATCCCCAAAGAATCCATTCTTCCacgcttttaaaaaaaatttgacCCACTCCAGAGCAAATAAATACTTTCTTGTCTAATTTCTGACTGAACTTCCAAAGACGTCTATATGTTTTCCTCAATTCTAAAAGGCAAAATACATTGAAAACATGTTAAAAGGATGTCTTAGTATGTATATGCAAAATACAGGTTTTACCCAGAAGTGTGCCATTGTGTTCACTTCCATGGTTTTTTCTACAAGTGAATCTGGAGAATCAAGAAATCTCTTCCCAACTACAATACCAGCATTGTTGATCAAGATGCTGACATCACCAACTTCTTTTTTAACCTAAAACAAAAAGCATCAAGAGAATGTGCAATAAATCCAAACATTCTTCCCAAGTATTATTTATGAAAACTTAACAGAAATATTACACATTTAAATAAGTTGAACTTGTTATGGATCCAAACACCTCAGGTTCTTGCAGTCTCACCTGATGCCTTTTTAAATGTGAGCTCTCAAACAGATTTTCTTCGGATTTGTGGAGCTCAACAGCTCCACACAAGCTTTGCTTTCAGCACCTCTGTTTCTGAGGACAAATGTTCCAGATAAGTCTTCAATGGAGAAAGCTTAACTAATACAACAAGTATTTTTCTACAGTAAACACATCTTAAAACTAAAGAGTAATTCTGGACTAGAATCTGGTACGCTCTACCCCAGAAATTAAGTTGGCTAAGAAATAATACATGTACATTAAACTCAGTAAGAGGAGGTACAGTTTTCATTTTAGCTCCAGACTGAGAGCCTTCATGAACAGACCCATCTGAGAGAACAAGTGTAGGCCAGCTGATTGCAAGATATTATGTCAGCTCTCCAAAGGAGAATGAACATATTTAATATAGAATTTGAGATATAAGTCATTGATCTGAGCTACCTGGGAAAAATGAAATGGGTAACACAGTGAAGAATTAAAGAATAATTTATCACCTATCCTTTATTCTAGTTTAACTTCCTCGTATTCCTTAAAAGCGTTCTAATCttgtctattttttttaactaagcTTTAGGAGTTGGGCACTTCTGGAATAGAgacattagaaaaaaattttaagcTATAGGTTTTAATAGCCAAAAGGCTGTCCTTTATCTGTTGGTACAGGAAAGAAACAATGACCTGATACATGAAGAGccttttggttttcttcctaCTGAAGTAACTTTTTCATGCTGTCTCTGTGTGGCTGATGAAGCACATATTAAAGATCCACATACATTTCATTTTGGCTATAGAACTGTTTCATTGGGAGCAAAATTTTCAAACATACCCTGCCCTACCAGCATAAATTTAGTTTGCAAGACCATAGTCTTGCAAAACTCCAAGCCTGCATAAAGCTGAATCACCAGAAGAGGAAACAGGACCTGGAACCATGCTCTCATATTTCTCAAAGATACGAACACTAAAGACCAAAGTCTACTACGCTGCATGAATTAAGCAGTGGCACCAAGCACCACCTGTACTAAAGTGTTTTTGTAACTGGTAAGATTGGATGATTCCACATCATCAGCAGGACATGACATTTCTGAAATAATGGTAGTAAGGTGTTTTCTTCCATGCAGATTAGCATGAGGATTATTAATGAATCTGACAGTTGCTGAACTGCTGACAAAAGGTTTTAAGTGAGGGACCACACACTGGACCCTACTGCAACTTCTTTGTTCCTGCAAGCTCTGTTTGAATCATCCTGAACCCATGTCACACACATCTACACTCAGTTCTCTTTTTCAAGTTTCACCAGCATGGCTCAGCCACTGCTTTTCTCCATGGGCCCAGAGTGCTAGCCCTCAATTCAAGTTCTCAAACCTAAAGGTTAATTTTCATCTGCTTCATTCCAGTATCCTTCACACTACAATATTCctcctccagctctcccagttcAACAGGAAGCACAGCTACAGGCCTATGGAGAGAcatgcaacttctctgcaaggACAGCAGATGTCCAGCTCAGCTGGTCTAACAGCTGCAAGGGGGACCAAAGCTGATCAGCATTACGGGAATACAAAACCAATAGCACCAGCCTCTAATGAGCTGCAATTCATACACAAGCCTCATCAGAAAGCCTATCATAGTCATTTTTGCACAGACAGAAAAAGACAGAAAGCTAGAGCTTGTTAAAGAGCAATAAAACATTACTTCAACCAAAAGATGTTCCTGAAGACAGCTgaactttttattaaaaaaaaatcatccccAAGCAAGACTCACTGTGGAAATCTCTTAGTTCAACAGTTAAGTTTCGCAAATTTTAAGTGAATGAGAACACGTTCTTAGACTTGAAACTGTTTAACAATATTAGCTTTTGGCAACACTGCTAGTCTGCCCAAATTATTTAACCACATGCTATGTTTACAAAGCTcctcagaaatgaaagaaagaaatatttaagacATCAATATACATTTATTAATTTAGATAAAGTAAGTCTGCCAAAATCTCTTCACAGCAATGGAATTATTTGAAAATTGCCTAAGCAGTTAATCCTTTTTACAATGTATGGTCTTGTGGTAAAAGGCTGCCAGAACTTGAAATACTGCTTTAGCGTCAATAAATTGATTTTCCGCACTTCACGATTAAGGACCTGCTTGGTCATTGAATGAATAAATAAGAAGCTACTCAGTTAAAATGAGCTACTGAAAAAAAGAGCcagctctttttattttttaaggaatAGAGATACACAAGTCAACTCTAAAAACAAGAATTCTTGAAATAGATAGGAAGCAATACATTCAGAATGAATTAACTTTAATCTCTTGCTTTGAATCTACCAGAAAACTTATTCATGCATCTTACACCCACGCTTGCACTCATCTTGGAATAAGCCACAAATATACTTTACCTGGTCAGCTACTCTGTAGATATCCTGTCTTTTGCTACAGTCACAGACATAAGAGTGTACTCTTCCTGCTCCTGTTTCCTTGACCTGTCCTACTGTGCATTTGAGCCCTTCTTGATTAATATCCCAGAGGACCACCGTGGCTCCAAGGCTGGCAAACTTCACTGCTAAGAGTCTTCCAATGCCACTTCCCGCTCCTGTTATTAATACAATTTCACCACTAACATTCTTCTTCCGTGCAGGAACAACCAAGAACACCAGTGACTCCAGTAAGTAGTAAACAAGAAGTACAATCACTTTTAATGTTTCCAGGAAGAAGTTCATCTTCAGGCTATTTCTTCAGATatctgattaaaaaaaccccaaaacatttaCCAGATAGGGTAAACCACAGAGAAAACACAAACATCAACATtgcaaaaacattttcagatCCATTCTAAATATTCTCTACCCTGGTTTTGAGTATTGGTTCAAAGAAATATACAGGCATACACCTGCATATGTAATTCATTTGTCCTGTTTCTGTCCCCAGGTTGCTTCTACTTTCCTCTAGGATGCAGCATAAAATTCATTTACCATTCAGCAGCAATAGGAAACACCTGCCCTCATCTGCTTTAGAAATTCCCCATCCCTCATGCCACGGGTTTCATTCTCTGCTCTGACAGAATGTGGACAAAAAtctaaaatacataaatacatactactactactaataaaaATCTGCCCACTGAGCATCTCAAACAGAAATGCATGACAACTACAAATCAAAACTTATGGTTTAATCAAAGAAGTTCAGTGCTCACACACTAGTACTATAAGTCAGGAAAAATTCTCCTTTTAGGACCACAATGTTTTTTGCTTCATAGGCACTCCCGTCACCATGAAATCATATGCAGAACAAGTCACAGTCCCAATTACGCTGAAAAACCATGAGTATAAGGAGCTTCAGAAGACAATATGCCTGTAAATCTCCTAAGCACGCTAGGTAAATACCTGTGTGTCACTACTGACTTTTCAGCTACCTGCAGTACCATTATTGAGGGGAACCTGCCTCTGCAGTTGAACAAAGCTCTTTGGCAATGCACTTCAAAGCTGTTGAGTTTCTTTTCTTCACCTCCCTGCATTAAGCAAATGCCATAGGCATGAATCATACCATCTCAGGTACATGTTTAACCTCACAATCTGTACACATCCCAGTAAAGCCAACACCAAGCAGGCCTTAAATCCTTGGAGCAATGttatttcattttccagcaTACAACAGCTGTGCAAGAAATTAATCCTTGCTTAAAACAGGTTTTAATCTTTGACCAACAACATTATGAAGCAATAACATCTTCTTTCTCAGCTAAAGATAAAGCATGCTGGCACCTACACTTCAACCTTTAGCACTTATAGACATTTAGCATCTTTAGCAACCTTTAGACATACCCAGCCTGATTACATCTCCTAGTTAACTTTGCTATCCATGTGTATAGGTAATCATGTTTGACAAGTGCCAGGAGATAAGTAACTCGGGTCTCTGCTACTCTGAGCAAAGTTCATGAAACTGAGC
This genomic window from Zonotrichia albicollis isolate bZonAlb1 chromosome 1, bZonAlb1.hap1, whole genome shotgun sequence contains:
- the SDR16C5 gene encoding epidermal retinol dehydrogenase 2, with protein sequence MNFFLETLKVIVLLVYYLLESLVFLVVPARKKNVSGEIVLITGAGSGIGRLLAVKFASLGATVVLWDINQEGLKCTVGQVKETGAGRVHSYVCDCSKRQDIYRVADQVKKEVGDVSILINNAGIVVGKRFLDSPDSLVEKTMEVNTMAHFWTYKAFLPAMIAANHGHLVSIASCAGLCGTSQASDYCASKFAAVGFAESIDIEMRSLRKTGVKTTIVCPYVINTGMFDGVKSKWPRMIANLDPEYVAERIVSAVRQNQEVLLMPRIAYLLPFLKSFLPVKALVLLLEYFGLDDMMNTFKGRPKKE